Part of the candidate division WWE3 bacterium genome, AAAGAGTTGGTCCCAATAATTCTAAAAAAAGTTGGCTTGGAAAGTAAAGCTAATCACTTTCCGGCGGAACTTTCGGGAGGCGAGAAACAAAGAATCGCTATCGCCCGGGCGCTAGTTCACAATCCGGTAGTTTTGGCCGCCGACGAACCAACCGGCATGATTGATCCGGTAGCCGCTTGGGAAATTATGCAGCTACTCAGTGAGATTAATGCCGAGGGGACGACGGTAATTGTGTCTACGCATAATGTGGATATAGTGAATTCTTTTAAAAAACGCGTTATTGAGCTTAAAAATGGTAAAATAATTAGAGACGAAACGAAAGGAAAATATCATCCCCATGGTTAAAGTTTTTGCGCGGGCTTTTAATAATATTCGCAGACATGCCGGCCTTACGGCCGCCTCGGTAATAATGATGACTACCACGTTTACGGTCATTAGTATTTTTGGTGTGGGGGCTTGGGGCAGTAACGTGGTTTTAAAAAATTTAGAGTCTAAAGCCGAAGTGACGGCTTTTTTTAAGAAAGAAGTTGATGAAAATTCGGTGCTGGCGATAAAAAAATCGCTGGAGGACAGTGGTAAAGTGCTGGGGGTTCAATACACTTCCAAAGATGAGGCCTTTAAAAGCTACCAAGAACAACATAAAGACGAACCGGCCATTTTAGAAAATATTACCGCCAAAATATTCCCGTCTTCTCTTGCCATTCAAGCCCGCGATTTAAATGACTTACCAATGATCTCATCTGAACTGCAAAAACAACCAC contains:
- the ftsE gene encoding cell division ATP-binding protein FtsE; the encoded protein is MIRFENVTKKYWDNTLALEDVTLKIDPGEFVFLVGPSGSGKTTLLKMLTREELPTSGDIFINEYSIVSLKNKFIPKLRRDVSVVFQDFKLLPTKNVFENVAIALELSNKKDHEIKELVPIILKKVGLESKANHFPAELSGGEKQRIAIARALVHNPVVLAADEPTGMIDPVAAWEIMQLLSEINAEGTTVIVSTHNVDIVNSFKKRVIELKNGKIIRDETKGKYHPHG